The window AGGTCGTCGCCAAGGGCAAGGCGGTGACGCGGTTCCGGGCTGGGGATCTGGTCTTTGCCTTCACCGGGGCCCGCTTCGGCTGTCATGCGGAGTTCCGGGTGCTGCGGGAACATGACCTGATCAGTCACAAGCCCGCCAATCTCGACTTTGAGACCGCCGCCGCCCTCTGTTTCGGCGGGACCACCGCCCTGGGCTTCCTGAGCGACATGGGAAAGCTGAAGCGAGGCGAGCAGGTGCTGGTCGTCGGGGCTTCAGGCTGTGTCGGCTCAGCGGCCGTCCAGCTGGCCCGCCACTTCGGAGCCGGGGTCACGGCGGTCTGCAGCGCCGCCAATGAGGGCTTGGTCCGCAGCCTCGGAGCCGAGACGGTAATCGACTACCAGACGCGGGATTTCGCCGCCTCGGGCCGCACCTATGACATCATCCTGGACACGACGGGCACCGCCCCCTTCGCCCGCTGCGGCCACCTGCTGCGGCCCGGCGGCCGGCTTCTGGTCGTTCAGGGCAGCCTCGGTCAGGCCCTGGGCCTGGACGGCCCGTCGCGGTCCAGCGGTTTGAGCCAGATCGGCGGGGTTCCCAAGGTCACGCTGCAGGACCTGGAGCTGCTGGCCCACCTGGCCCAGGCGGGCGAGTTGAAACCCGTCATCGACAGGGTCTATCCGCTGGAGCACGCCGCTGAAGCCCATGCCTGTGTGGAGCAGGGCCACAAGCGCGGCAGCGTGGTGCTCAGCATCGACCCCAGCTGAGCGCGATCGCATGATGCGCCACGTGCGGCCATGGCCTATGGTACAGCCCACTCGCCATGCGCTTCGACGACCGCTTCCTTGAAGAACTGAAGTCCCGCCTTCGCCCCTCCGACGTGATCGGAAAGTCGGTGAAGCTGCGGCGGCAGGGGCGCGAATATGCGGGTCTGTCGCCCTTCACCAAGGAGAAGAGCCCCTCGTTCTTCGTCAATGACGACAAGGGTTTTTATCACTGCTTCTCCAGCGGCAAGCACGGCGACATCATCAGTTTCCTGCAGGAAACCGAACGCCTGACCTTCAGCGAGGCCATCGAGCGTCTGGCCTCGGAAGCCGGCATGGCCCTGCCCGAGCCCGATGCCCGCGCTGCCCAGGACGACCGCAAGCGCCAGGGCCTGGGCGACTGGATGGCGCTGGCCGCTACCTGGTTCGAGGCCGAGCTGCGCCGCCCCGTCGGCCAGGCCGCCCGCGCCTATCTGGAACGCCGGGGCCTGCCTGAAGGCGAGTGGAGCCGCTTCCACATCGGCTTTGCGCCCAACAATCGCACTGGCCTGAAGGACTATCTGATCGCCAAGGGGGCGCAGCCGGGCGACCTGATCGAGGCCGGGGTGCTGATCGCGCCGGAAGACGGCGGCGCGCCCTATGACCGCTTTCGCGACCGGATCATCTTTCCGATCACCGACACGTGCGGCAAGGTCGTCTCGTTCGGCGGCCGGGCCATGGATCCCGCGGCCCGGGCCAAGTATCTGAACGGTCCCGAGACCAGCCTCTTCCACAAGGGCCGGCTGCTGTACGGGCTCTATGAAGCCCGCAAGATCCTGCACGCCGCCCAGGCCGCCGTCCCAACCGACAACAATCCGCTGGTGGTGGTCGAGGGCTATATGGACGTCATCGCCTGCCAGAGGGCCGGCGTGGCGGCGGTGGCAGCCATGGGCACGGCCATGACCGAGGAGCAGATGGAGGTGCTGTGGCGCCTGCACCCCGAGCCCACCCTGTGTTTTGACGGCGACAAGGCCGGCCAGCGGGCCGCCAGCCGGGCCATGGACCGCGCCCTGCCCCTGCTGAAACCCGGCCGCTCGTTCCGCTTCTCGCTGGTGACCGGCGGCAAGGATCCCGACGATGTCCTGCGCGAGCAGGGCCCTGCGGCGCTCAGGTCTCAGCTGGCCGCAACCACGCCCTTTGTCGAGCAGCTGTTCAGCCGCGAACGCGATCTGGAGCCGCTCGACACGCCCGAGCGCAAGGCGGGCCTGAAGCAGCGCCTGCGGGCCGCGGCTGCAACCATCGCCGACAAGGATCTGGCCCAGGCCTATAGGGACGATCTGCTGGGCCGACTGGATGCCCTGTTCCCGCGCGCGGCCTTCACGCCCAATGATGGCGGCTATGGCGGAGGGCGTCCCTTTGTGCCCCGCGGCCAGTGGAGGGACGGCAAGCGCCTGCCGCCCGATCCCGGCATCCGCGGCGTGGCCCGGGCCCAGATCGGCGAGCGGATCAATCCCTTCCACGCCGCCATCGCCTTGGCGGCCATCGACCATCCAGGCTGGGCCCGGCCCTATGACGAGGCCATCGAGCGGGTAGGCTTTGGCGATCCGCGCCTGCGCCCCC of the Caulobacter henricii genome contains:
- the dnaG gene encoding DNA primase — its product is MRFDDRFLEELKSRLRPSDVIGKSVKLRRQGREYAGLSPFTKEKSPSFFVNDDKGFYHCFSSGKHGDIISFLQETERLTFSEAIERLASEAGMALPEPDARAAQDDRKRQGLGDWMALAATWFEAELRRPVGQAARAYLERRGLPEGEWSRFHIGFAPNNRTGLKDYLIAKGAQPGDLIEAGVLIAPEDGGAPYDRFRDRIIFPITDTCGKVVSFGGRAMDPAARAKYLNGPETSLFHKGRLLYGLYEARKILHAAQAAVPTDNNPLVVVEGYMDVIACQRAGVAAVAAMGTAMTEEQMEVLWRLHPEPTLCFDGDKAGQRAASRAMDRALPLLKPGRSFRFSLVTGGKDPDDVLREQGPAALRSQLAATTPFVEQLFSRERDLEPLDTPERKAGLKQRLRAAAATIADKDLAQAYRDDLLGRLDALFPRAAFTPNDGGYGGGRPFVPRGQWRDGKRLPPDPGIRGVARAQIGERINPFHAAIALAAIDHPGWARPYDEAIERVGFGDPRLRPLARELFEALVDDMHDDAPFRDILARKGLGPQIAEVERVAQADAPFLKSGMEPHQARALWSACYEAVIEVANAEQALEALRHEPVTAGTLTATRDLRTRITVLQRRISNLEFWRGES
- a CDS encoding NAD(P)-dependent alcohol dehydrogenase, giving the protein MKAALCRTYGPPAVVRLGEVPMPTPRDHEVLVRIRATTVSSADWRARSLAMPPGFKALARPVFGLIAPRNPILGTELAGEVVAKGKAVTRFRAGDLVFAFTGARFGCHAEFRVLREHDLISHKPANLDFETAAALCFGGTTALGFLSDMGKLKRGEQVLVVGASGCVGSAAVQLARHFGAGVTAVCSAANEGLVRSLGAETVIDYQTRDFAASGRTYDIILDTTGTAPFARCGHLLRPGGRLLVVQGSLGQALGLDGPSRSSGLSQIGGVPKVTLQDLELLAHLAQAGELKPVIDRVYPLEHAAEAHACVEQGHKRGSVVLSIDPS